The segment CGGGCACTCCATCCGCCACCAGCGCCGCGAACATGTCCTGGACGCCCACCGCCGCGGCGGCCGAGTCCTCCTGCGGGTTCTCGTCGACCGCGCAGCTCGTGGCGAGTCCGCCGTCATTCGCGACCACGAGGCACGCGTGCCCCCTCGTGTCCACGCCGACCCAGATCTTCGCCGCGCGGTAGGCACCGGCGTAGCGCACGGTCGAGGTGACGATCTGCGTGCCGGTGGATGCGTCCTCATCGAGTGACTTCGGCGGCGCATCCTGCGCAGTGCGGTCGCGCCGGAGGATCGCGAAGTCGGAGTACGGTTTCGCCCTGGGGAAGGCGGCCGGGTCGGAGAACGTGCTGCGCGCTACCGGCGCGGCTTTCGCCGACGTGTGCGGCTGGAGCCAGACGTTGGGGGCGATCTGCCGGTAGCCGGCCGGCACCGCACCGACTGCGGGGGTACCATCGGCCACGATCGCGAATCCGGCCTCGCCGAGCGCACCGTCGCCGATCGCGCTCCCGGGGGCCGCGCTCGTGACGCCGGAGCACAGCGATGCCGAACCTGTCTTGCCGGGCCCGATGGAGAGGATGCAGACCTCGTTCGTCGCGTCGACGGCGATCCAGAGGCCGTCCCCGCCGATCGTGCCCAGGCGGCGGGCCGACTCGGGCACGAGGCGCGTGTCGACCGAGAGGAACCCGGCGGGCAGCACGTCGTCCGACATCCGCTGCTGCCGCAGGACCGCCAGCTGCGAGTAGGGGAACCCCGACGGCGTGATGGGCTCGAGGACCGGCACCGGATGCGCCGCCTCCACCTCCGCCTGCCTCGGCCCGAAGAGCAGGATGCCCGTCACCGCGAGCACCCCGACGGCGATCGCCGCCCCCGCCACACGTTCGATCCTCACGGCTCCCCCTTCGTCGTCGAGCCGATCCTAGGGGCTCCGGCGCAACCGGCGCTCGCCCCCTCTCGGGTGACCGTCGGGTCGCGGCGCCGCGCGTCGACCCGGCAGAAAGTCTCTCGAATTGTCGGACAATCTGCTAGATTGCCGGTCAATGTCACTTCCTCTCGCGACCAGCAGCGGTGCCGAGATCTCGCGCGCCCCCGCCGAGGTCGCCCAGGTGCTGCGCGCCGACGTCGTGTCGGTCCGCATCGGCCCGGGCGAGGCCGTCACCGAGGCCGCCGTGGCGAGCCGCTTCGGGGTGTCGCGCTCGACCGCGCGGCTCGCCATCGACCAGCTCGTCGGGGCGGGGCTCCTGCGGCGCGAAGCGAACCGCGGTGCGCGGGTGCCGATCCTGAGCCGCGCCGACATCGTCGACCTCTACGACAATCGCGCCCTCGTCGAGGCCGCCGCCCTCCGGGCGCTGGCCGAGCGGGGCTCCGTCCCGCCCGACGCGGTGCGTCACAACCGCTCTCTCGCCACCGCGCCCGACTCCGCACCCTTCGCCGCCGACGACATCGCCTTCCACCGCGCCCTCGTCGCCAGCCAGTCGAGCCCGCGCCTGACGCGGATGCACGAGAGCCTCCTCGGCGAGATCGAGCTGTGCATCGGTCAGGTCGACGCGAACGCCCTCTGGCGCCCCGCCGACATCGCCCGGCAGCACGCCCATGTGCTCGACGCCGTCGTCGCCGCCGACGCCGACCTCGCCGCGCGCCTCGTCCGCGAGCACATCGTCACCTCGCGCGACCGGCTCCTCGAGCACGTCGACGCGGCCCGCCCCACGACTTCCACCCCCCGACCCCACCAGGAGACACAGCGATGACGCAGCGTCAGTTCCCCAA is part of the Frondihabitans sp. 762G35 genome and harbors:
- a CDS encoding GntR family transcriptional regulator, with the translated sequence MSLPLATSSGAEISRAPAEVAQVLRADVVSVRIGPGEAVTEAAVASRFGVSRSTARLAIDQLVGAGLLRREANRGARVPILSRADIVDLYDNRALVEAAALRALAERGSVPPDAVRHNRSLATAPDSAPFAADDIAFHRALVASQSSPRLTRMHESLLGEIELCIGQVDANALWRPADIARQHAHVLDAVVAADADLAARLVREHIVTSRDRLLEHVDAARPTTSTPRPHQETQR